In Chitinivibrionales bacterium, a single window of DNA contains:
- a CDS encoding FHA domain-containing protein, which produces MGYNLQETLKKHFFHCGESSNQITGQAYDRVAVIIITSPLHFSVLDANIIFFYKILFNGVICTMATFTLYRDGRDLGSYIINRDEISIGRSRKNTISIANNAISRHHVRIVRENGQYILSDLGSLNGTYVNGKRVDSVELSNSDKISICTYDILYKTVNDRTEAVAVQQPGSSKIDNAHAIYDESSETGAFHETRIFVEHDYQPDEKALQSQTESPLTRTTAVPTFSPSNAKLGLSHDVALETDTTYLDELDLVIINFKGTIDYANVKTISEQFDKLFAIGTHNLLINLEKLTLINTTAWGVLVKLLRLLKARNQTIKLANMQSVVSQPFKLLSLDKVFENYDSVEDAVEAFRKG; this is translated from the coding sequence ATGGGATACAATTTACAGGAAACTTTGAAAAAACACTTCTTTCATTGTGGGGAAAGCAGCAATCAGATTACCGGACAGGCTTACGATAGAGTAGCTGTCATAATCATTACATCACCATTACATTTTTCAGTTTTGGATGCCAATATAATATTTTTCTATAAAATTCTCTTTAATGGAGTCATCTGCACCATGGCGACCTTTACTCTCTATCGTGACGGCCGGGATTTAGGATCATACATAATCAACAGGGACGAAATCAGCATCGGGCGGTCCCGCAAAAACACCATATCCATTGCAAACAATGCCATATCACGACATCACGTACGTATCGTGCGAGAAAATGGGCAATATATCCTCTCCGATCTCGGTTCGCTGAACGGCACCTACGTTAACGGCAAAAGGGTCGATTCGGTGGAACTCTCAAATAGCGACAAAATCTCGATCTGCACCTATGATATACTCTATAAAACCGTTAATGACCGTACTGAAGCGGTTGCGGTTCAACAACCCGGAAGCAGTAAAATCGATAATGCTCATGCGATTTATGATGAATCCTCCGAAACCGGGGCATTCCATGAAACCCGCATTTTTGTGGAACATGATTATCAGCCCGATGAAAAAGCTTTGCAGTCTCAGACCGAAAGCCCCTTAACCAGAACCACAGCAGTGCCTACCTTTTCTCCGTCCAATGCAAAGCTTGGTCTTTCCCATGATGTCGCCCTTGAGACGGACACAACGTATCTCGACGAGCTTGATCTGGTTATAATCAACTTTAAAGGCACCATCGATTATGCCAACGTAAAAACGATTTCCGAACAGTTCGACAAACTTTTTGCCATTGGAACCCATAATCTTCTGATCAATCTCGAAAAACTCACTCTGATCAATACCACCGCCTGGGGAGTTCTGGTCAAATTGCTCCGTCTCCTTAAAGCCAGAAACCAGACAATCAAGCTGGCCAATATGCAAAGCGTCGTTTCCCAGCCCTTCAAGCTTCTCTCACTCGACAAGGTATTCGAAAATTACGACTCGGTTGAGGATGCGGTTGAGGCGTTCAGGAAAGGATGA